A window of the Lepus europaeus isolate LE1 chromosome 5, mLepTim1.pri, whole genome shotgun sequence genome harbors these coding sequences:
- the LOC133761035 gene encoding olfactory receptor 10X1, protein MNMMKINQTVLQEFILVGFSVYPHVQTFLFVFFFCLYVLTLTGNLAILGLTWLDRSLHTPMYLFLSALSFSETCYTLAIVPKMLADLLAKTRRISVIGCGFQMCFFLGLGGTNCIILTLMGYDRFMAICNPLKYPLLMTNIVCGQLVASAWAGGFFISLVETALIFRGSFCRPNLVKHFFCHMRAVMRLSCIDGDLTEFIVTVISVSGLLGTFLLIFLTYVLILSTVLRIPSAEGKQKAFSTCASHLTVVIIHFGFASIVYLKPEASGGDDTLIAVPYTVITPFLSPVIFSLRNKDMKNAFRKVVGKTAALKK, encoded by the coding sequence ATGAATATGATGAAGATCAACCAGACAGTTCTGCAGGAATTCATTCTTGTTGGCTTTTCTGTTTACCCACATGTACAGACATTCCTCTTTGTGTTCTTCTTTTGCCTTTATGTTCTCACCCTGACAGGTAATTTGGCCATCTTGGGTCTTACGTGGTTGGATAGATCTCTCCACACCCCTATGTATCTCTTCCTTAGTGCACTTTCCTTCTCTGAGACCTGCTACACATTGGCCATTGTGCCCAAGATGCTGGCAGATCTGTTGGCCAAAACTAGAAGAATTTCAGTCATAGGTTGTGGCTTTCAGATGTGTTTTTTCTTGGGACTTGGTGGCACAAACTGCATCATACTCACTTTAATGGGGTATGACCGTTTCATGGCCATCTGCAACCCTCTCAAATATCCACTGCTTATGACCAACATTGTATGTGGACAACTTgtggcctctgcttgggctggAGGCTTCTTCATTTCTCTGGTAGAGACTGCACTGATATTCAGGGGCTCGTTTTGCAGACCCAACCTTGTGAAGCACTTCTTCTGCCACATGCGGGCAGTCATGAGGCTGTCTTGTATAGACGGTGACCTCACGGAATTCATTGTGACAGTAATCTCAGTGTCAGGCTTGCTAGGTACCTTCCTGCTTATTTTTCTGACGTATGTTTTAATTCTTTCCACTGTCCTCAGGATCCCATCAGCTGAGGGCAAGCAGAAAGCTTTTTCCACGTGTGCTTCCCACCTCACAGTAGTCATTATCCATTTTGGTTTTGCGTCTATTGtgtatctgaagccagaagcctccggGGGAGATGATACACTCATAGCAGTACCCTACACTGTCATTACCCCTTTCCTCAGCCCTGTCATATTCAGCCTCAGGAACAAGGACATGAAGAATGCTTTTAGAAAGGTAGTAGGAAAGACAGCTGCCTTGAAGAAATAA